The genomic region aactctcagtgcaggtatcaagcctggataaaatgggaagtttgcatcaggaagggcatctggggtaaagcctgtgccaaaatcaaatatatgGATTGGATGACAGTATATGTctactaattaataaaaaagcagtCTTGCAGATATTTtggatggagaaaaaaaggcaaaaatctTTTCTTACAATCTTGGCTTTGTCAACATTCAACTGTGGAGCATTTTTGTGTCCTCCAGTGAGATAACTATGAAAGCTAATTCTATGCTTTTGCATAACTTCAACATGGGGCAACATGCAATAGGAAGAAGACAGTGGCCCTATGACAGATTGCATGATTCCTCACATGGatataaaaaatgatttttggcCAAGTACATTTAAACCTTTTACTTCTGACCCtaagaaacatttacatttgtgaatcagtgtgtaataaCTGACTAGCACAAGCTgcccaataaataaataaataaataaatagacttgTGCAAGAGCAATCTAACAGAAATCTTTTATAAATAGAGGCTAGAATGTATATGATCTTTCATTAATTTTTGATATGCTAAGAATTGCTTGTGTATTAATTCATCTCTCATACGTATTAGTCAAACCTTATGGAAAAATGTTAGAGTAACAGATTAGCACAGCTCTGGAAACAGCTAAAAGGAATTTTATTACACTATTTAGACACTGTATGTCTCTGTATGTGAGAAATTAAAGCGCCCTCCTCTGTGTACCTTAGTATCTGCTTTGCGTTCCTTTGTTCATAGTTTCCTAGCAGATCAGTTATGTGTAACCTAGAAAATGGTTTCAGATTCTTAGCAAATCTTTTTCAGGTCTTAAACAGTTAATATTAATCCAGTGGTTTGTGATTAGATCGTTCACAACACAGGATATAACTATTTATAACCAAATATTTAAATGCCCCTTAATATGAGCTTTCAAAAATAAGACCAAGCAAATACAAATGGCCGTACCTTGTTGGACTTGACTGGCTGGATGTTTAAGTCCTAAGTAACCTCAGTCAGTGAATACCATGAAAAAAACATGTTATCAGTCCTCTAGACCATTATCAGTGCATGGGAACATTCCACACTAATTCCAAACTAATTCTCACATAACAGTTTAGGTATTTATGATGACAATTCCTCCATAATTGGTCAACATGAAATCTAATAAAATCAGTGATTTGGAACATCTAGAGGTTTGTGGGAGTATTGCAGGGGGTCCATGAGACTGAGGGATCATATTAAACCCCACTGCAGTTAAAACTGAATTTATAAAAAAGTCAGTGTAAAAATGTTAGAACTTGATAAGATTGctatgacatttatttaacgGCATAGTTAGATAAATGGCAGAGTCAGTGGGCAAAATCTCCTACAAGGTGGCAGTAACCATGTAGGAGGGtcacattttataaaaaaaaaaaagggtagaAAAGTAAAGACCTATAATATGCACcatttcaaacaaacatattGAGAATATACCTGCTACCAAGCTTATCAAAATGTTTACATCGTTGTATGTTATGTACTCTTATAGAAATTGCTGTGTAGGGGGACTTACACCTGGGGACatacaggaaaataaatgttGTCAATTTTGGGGTGGTAACAGTAAATCCGCTTTAGCACACCACCCTCCAATTGATTATTTTACTACAACATCATGCCCTtaaagtgtttcattccttacTCAGAATACAATCCTGATACAAGACACATGGAAAGGTCACCAggatacattttaaatgcatcttggttgtatgtacaCCTGCATTTTTATGTGGATAATCCTATTCCAGATATAATAGTTTCAATATATTCAATAAACATGCGGTAAAAGGTCAGACTGATAATGAGGTCTAAGCTTTTTAATCTGCCCAAAAGGAGGTGTTTATACCTTCAGCCAGCTGTTTGTAGACCCTCTCTCGTTCTTCAATCTATTTCTTTATCTCCTCTTCTACTTGCCTCTCCTCCACAGCAAGCGGCTTTAGTTAATCTGGTAAAGAAAGTATTATCGAAGGAGCATGGTAAATAACTGTCCAGACTGGACAGCTGTAAGATTATAGCGGTAGACACTGACTGTGAATACAACTGTAGTCAGGTCCACATTCAGTCATTTAGTGTTACTTGTAGGCGTCTACCACAGTATATAGGATGTGAAGTTAAATGAATATGACTTTCGGCTTTCTTTTGAGGGTAGTTATGTATCCACATCACTTAAACGGTTGTAGGAATTACAGCATTTTATATATGTGCTCCCTTTTTAAGTGACCAAAAATAATTGGAGAAACATACAGCCaaattgtcatttttaatacttGCTTGCAAATCCTTTATAGTCAATGACCGCCTGAAGTCTGGAATCCATAGGCATAACCCGTCTCTGTATTTCGTCCCAGGTGATACTCTGCCAGGCTTTTAGTGCAGTTCCTGCTTGTTCTTGGGGCGTTTTTGCCTTCAGCAATTGAAATACATACTTGATTAGATTCAGGTCAGGTGATTTACTTGCCCATTGCATAACATTCCACTTCTTGCCATCAAAAGTTTGCTTTCAAAGTATGCTTCGGGGCATTGTCAATCTCTACTGTGAAGCAGCATCTAATGGAATTGAAAGCATTTGGCTGAACTTGAATATGAAATATAGCCCAATACACTACAGAATTTTGTTAGCAGTCACATCAGTAAATACTGATGTGGGAAGCAGTTCCATTAGCAACAAAATGGTTGACAGATACAGATACGATTCTTTATCTGGCCAACCGTTGTGAAGGGATATTTCTTCACCAGGGAAAAAAATTTCTTCTATCATCCACTACATCTCTGTTGTGGTCTTTACTTACAATCTGCTCACAAGTAAGCAAAATAGTgaagaaataacacacacctgGCTGTGAACTGATCAGCAGtccaatacttttgatagatactctccgctgcagaccgggaacagcccacaagagctggagttttggagatgcttcgATCTGGTcgactagccatcacaatttggcccttgtcaaactcgctcaagtcCTTAcgtacacttgcccattttccctgcttctaacacatcaactttgaggacaaaatgtttacttgctgcctaatatatcccacccactaacaggtgccatgatgaggagatcatcagtcttatttactttacctggcactgctcataatgttatgcctgaacggTGTAGTCTGCCCATGCTAGCAAAGGCCACTCACTGACCTTCCGGTGTAGTGTTAGAATTGGCTAGCATTCTTGCTTATTTACTAGTTTAGGTTTGCTAATGAAAGAAATGTTTATAATTCAACGTCtacatttacaaaatattacCTTTCTAAGTGGTGAGACGTGAACAGGAGGTACCATGCTAGCAGTACAGCCTCTTTTCAGTTTAAaaatgagtgcaaaagtttgtacaccctccCTTTGAAACCCCAATTTTTTTAGCTTTCACatgcttgttttttattttcacaggtAGCCAAAATGGGCTAAAATTGCTTTCAAATACTATATATACAAACTTGTTTAAATGAAATTctgaatgtaatataaatattgcCTAGAAATCAGTCAGTGATTGAAGGATGTGATGAAGGACAGAGTCACCAACCATTTACTCCATTCTAAACCTGTCCTATTTTATGAATCCTTGTAATAGAACACTAAATATGTCAAATAACATTTTAGCAAATGTATTCTACAGAATTGAATAGGAAGCAGGTATTAGGTGTCTGATGGCATGCTGAGAAATCTTCATTCTTCTTCAATAATCAGAGTAGAATATATATGGAAGAAACCGTCTAtgctgtgctgttataggaaagttTGGAAGTATTTTTATACATAATGTTGTGGAAATACTTTCAATCGAGAAACATAGAACCAGGGcataaatataaacctgtaaATTGCAGGTGCtctgctgtcagagctgctgttataaaaaatgaattaacacgttctgaccaatcagaatccagaattcgaCAGCACTATGATATAAACATCCATATTATATTCAACTTTTTCCTTTCCattccttttcatttcattcaagtcCTTTTCattcacccccccccacccccagcTGCTTATTTGCTATTCAACAAAAGTTCCTGATGCCTATGATTGAAAAGCAAAGCATTTAAGAATAGCATTTATTTAGCTGTTATTTTTAAAGCAGGAATAAGATGTCTGGTATGAATAGACATAGACATGAATAGACAGTCCTTGAATGGAGAGCATGCTGGGAAGCTCTGGCTAAATTTAAGCACATGACAAACAGTATGAATGCATATGGTTGGGAATTTTCATCCTGACACCGGGAATTAGGTCATGGGATATTTTTGACACACTGTGGTCAATTTTAGAATAATATAGCAGGCTATACAAAGCtttgtagtgtatgtgatgacCGGGGATGGAAAAAGTACAGAACAATTTCAACTTAATTGAAAACTAAGGGTATTATATCTCTTGATTAAATCTTACTTCATCAACGCCATTTATTTGAATTCATGATATGAGATTATATTCTTTCAGACAATTTAAGCCAAACAATttattattcaattcagtttcggagagaggaaaaaagagagtcTGATGAgggaatgagtgtttatagctgctataacaaacTCGTATTACTGGAAttttacaacattaaatataactataaacagatttttttgtatgattttgttaataaataaagaaacgtTGGCAAATTGTCGTGGTATatgaggaatgaaacacttctGAATTGTCTGtatttttgatagataatcAATTTTAAGGTAGTAAAGGTTTTGCTTTCTCTAACAGGGATTTATGAAATAGTTCACTTCTATGTTTTAATTATATAGTAGCATAGAACAGACAATTGAATTGGGTTTTGGCcaaaagaaaaaattatataCTTGAAAATATAAGAAGTAAAAACGTTGTTTTGATTTATGTAAATGCAACCGATTAAGAGTACAATTATTACTTTTATACTCAAGTAGAAAATCTtctaaatctaaaatctaaaagtATAAAATCTAGGTAGAGTTATAGAATTATTTCCAGTAAGAGTAGGTGTTAACTGTGTTTTTATGGTGGCTTTATGACAAAACAAAATATCCAGCATGTGTCTGTGGAAGCCTGTCCCTGTGCTTTAAATAGAACAAGGACACACTCCTCTGGCATGTGGCAGTTagatcacacatacacatccatcTATCTTGTTTTGGAGTATGACTGCATGTACGTCGTCACAGCGCTCTGGCAGGCAGATGACACATAACGACTGAAGCTGGAATGCTACTGGAACTTTCTACCTCAGGATATAAAAGCGGCATGGTGAGTGCACCGAGCCAGAAGCAGCGAGACAGCTGAGACGAGCAAACAGGAGAGCACAAGAAGCAACACAGCAGCGCTGACCATCCACTGATCCAAGATGCTTTGCTCACGCACATTTCAGCCTCCGTTCAACCCACTGATGGACTTCCACTGGCCGGTGCGCAGTCTTTGGCCTGAGACGAGACCTCTGTTCTTCCAGATCGAACAAGAGATGATGAGGCACATGCAGGAGATGCGACACAACCTGGAGTTCATGGAGCGCCTCCACAGAAGGATCTTCGATGAGATCGACATTACCTCGCCTTCAGCTGTGTTCAAACCCATCTCATTCCAGCTGGGCAAAGAAAATAACCGCTTCTCAGTAACCCTGGACACAAAAGATTTCTCCCCTGAGGAACTTTCCGTCAAACAAGTGGGCAAGAAGCTGCGTGTGAGCGGAAAGTCCGAGAAGAAGCAGGATGATGGGAAAGGGTCATACTCTTACAGATGCCAAGAATTCCGGCAGGAGTTTGACCTTCCCGATAGCGTTGACCCTGAGGCAGTAACCTGCTCTTTAAATGATGGCCAGCTCCAGATCCAGGCACCTAAGGAGACCTCTGCTGGGTCAAATGAGAGAGTGATTCCAATTACATATACTCCTGCTGTGAACAGCCCTACACCTCAGAGTCCAGATTCACAGATCCAGCCAGCCAAGGAAGATTCCTCTA from Hemibagrus wyckioides isolate EC202008001 linkage group LG18, SWU_Hwy_1.0, whole genome shotgun sequence harbors:
- the hspb9l gene encoding heat shock protein beta-11, which translates into the protein MLCSRTFQPPFNPLMDFHWPVRSLWPETRPLFFQIEQEMMRHMQEMRHNLEFMERLHRRIFDEIDITSPSAVFKPISFQLGKENNRFSVTLDTKDFSPEELSVKQVGKKLRVSGKSEKKQDDGKGSYSYRCQEFRQEFDLPDSVDPEAVTCSLNDGQLQIQAPKETSAGSNERVIPITYTPAVNSPTPQSPDSQIQPAKEDSSKSGDQSQ